One part of the Helicobacter cetorum MIT 99-5656 genome encodes these proteins:
- the tsaD gene encoding tRNA (adenosine(37)-N6)-threonylcarbamoyltransferase complex transferase subunit TsaD: MILSIESSCDDSSLALTSIKSAKLIAHFKISQEKHHSVYGGVVPELASRLHAESLPLLLERIKMSLNNDFSKLKAIAITSQPGLSVTLIEGLMMAKALSLSLNLPLILEDHLRGHVYSLFINEEQTCMPLSVLLVSGGHSLILEARSYEDIKIIATSLDDSFGESFDKVSKMLNLGYPGGPIVEKLALNYSYKNEPLMFPIPLRNNPNLAFSFSGLKNAVRLEIEKNAHNLNDEVKSKICYHFQSVAIEHLIAQTKRYFKTKRPKIFGIVGGASQNLALRKAFENLCSAFDCKLILAPLEFCSDNAGMIGRASLEAYKKGQFTPLEKADISPRTLLKGVLAQP, encoded by the coding sequence ATGATTTTAAGTATTGAAAGTTCTTGTGATGACAGCTCTTTAGCTCTTACTAGTATAAAGAGTGCCAAACTCATCGCTCATTTTAAAATCTCTCAAGAAAAGCACCATAGTGTGTATGGGGGCGTTGTGCCTGAACTTGCATCTAGGCTACATGCTGAGAGTTTGCCCTTATTATTAGAACGCATTAAAATGAGCTTGAATAATGATTTTTCTAAGCTTAAAGCCATAGCTATTACGAGCCAGCCGGGTTTGAGTGTAACTTTAATAGAAGGTTTGATGATGGCAAAAGCCTTGAGCTTGTCTTTAAATTTACCCTTAATTTTAGAAGACCATTTAAGAGGGCATGTGTATTCACTCTTTATCAATGAAGAGCAAACTTGCATGCCTTTAAGCGTGCTGTTAGTCTCTGGGGGGCATTCTTTGATTTTAGAAGCTAGGAGCTATGAAGACATTAAAATCATTGCCACAAGTTTAGATGATAGCTTTGGAGAGAGTTTTGACAAGGTTTCTAAAATGCTAAATTTGGGCTATCCTGGAGGTCCTATAGTAGAAAAGTTAGCCCTTAATTACTCGTATAAAAATGAGCCTTTAATGTTTCCTATTCCTTTAAGAAATAACCCGAATTTAGCGTTTAGCTTTTCAGGTTTAAAAAATGCGGTGCGTTTGGAGATTGAAAAAAACGCTCACAATTTGAATGATGAAGTAAAGAGTAAGATTTGCTATCATTTTCAAAGTGTAGCCATAGAGCATTTAATCGCTCAAACCAAACGCTATTTTAAAACTAAACGCCCCAAAATTTTTGGCATTGTGGGGGGAGCGAGTCAAAATCTAGCCTTAAGAAAGGCGTTTGAAAATTTGTGTAGTGCGTTTGATTGCAAGCTTATCTTAGCCCCCTTAGAATTTTGTAGTGATAATGCGGGTATGATAGGAAGAGCGAGTTTAGAAGCCTATAAAAAAGGGCAATTCACCCCTTTAGAAAAGGCGGATATTTCGCCAAGAACGCTGTTGAAAGGAGTTTTGGCACAACCTTAA
- a CDS encoding DNA adenine methylase has product MEKERATKSSKIYHPFIKWAGGKRNLLPQILPFLPNEFESYFEPFLGGGALFFELFSLGRLENKKAYLFDINAELINAYEVLKNNPNALIIELQKFKKEHSKEFYYEVREWDRKDNFKEIDSLLRATRFIYLNKTCFNGLYRVNKEGYFNVPMGAYKDPKICDSEVILNSSYALQNATIKHTSYKEVLKLARKFDLIYFDPPYYPLNETSSFTAYSENEFLEKEQKELFRVFDTLAKKQVQVFLSNSNTPFILDLYQGYKIEILKANRCINSKGNKRSKIDEVLIQGISND; this is encoded by the coding sequence ATGGAAAAAGAGCGTGCGACAAAGAGTTCTAAGATTTATCACCCCTTTATCAAATGGGCTGGGGGCAAAAGAAATTTATTGCCTCAAATCTTACCCTTTTTGCCTAATGAATTTGAAAGTTATTTTGAGCCGTTTTTAGGGGGTGGGGCGTTATTTTTTGAATTGTTTTCTTTGGGTAGGTTAGAAAATAAAAAAGCGTATTTGTTTGATATTAATGCGGAGCTGATTAACGCTTATGAAGTGCTTAAGAATAATCCTAACGCACTTATTATAGAATTACAAAAATTTAAAAAAGAGCATTCTAAGGAATTTTATTATGAAGTGCGTGAGTGGGATAGAAAGGATAATTTTAAAGAAATTGATTCTCTTTTAAGGGCAACTCGCTTTATTTATCTTAATAAAACTTGTTTTAATGGTTTGTATAGAGTGAACAAAGAGGGGTATTTTAATGTGCCTATGGGAGCGTATAAAGACCCTAAAATTTGTGATAGCGAAGTGATTTTAAATAGTTCTTATGCCTTGCAAAATGCAACCATTAAACACACTTCTTATAAAGAAGTGTTAAAATTAGCCCGCAAATTTGATTTAATTTATTTTGATCCGCCTTACTACCCACTCAATGAGACTTCTAGTTTTACAGCTTATAGTGAAAATGAGTTTTTGGAAAAAGAGCAAAAAGAGCTTTTTAGGGTGTTTGATACTTTGGCTAAAAAACAAGTTCAAGTTTTTTTAAGTAATTCTAATACCCCTTTTATTCTAGATTTGTATCAAGGTTATAAAATAGAGATTCTAAAGGCTAATCGTTGTATCAATAGCAAGGGAAATAAGCGCTCTAAGATTGATGAAGTGTTGATACAAGGAATAAGTAATGATTAA